The following are from one region of the Anomaloglossus baeobatrachus isolate aAnoBae1 chromosome 1, aAnoBae1.hap1, whole genome shotgun sequence genome:
- the LOC142291804 gene encoding izumo sperm-egg fusion protein 1-like → MVQTYVHCDTCLDEKIICAGGLPVNQEYFDRCSCVCMDKKCTDLKTGHKCSPCRDQEIHISETIDCGERNIEVAEDEDLILDCSFPWHSLLGQPYKNNFLRLFSSVFPFSPFIELESKVIEEPYIEMKGVQKKDEGMYMCSTILQSDVPVSKIIYHVKVVKGPARTTGRYKPRPTLPNELDITTPELPFIQTQSFKIILVAGGITILLIAGICICICVYRFKKMKEQDSRTSIV, encoded by the exons ATGGTGCAAACCTATGTCCACTGTGATACCTGCCTGGATGAAAAGATCATCTGTGCCGGGGGCCTACCGGTAAATCAAG AGTACTTTGATAGATGCAGCTGTGTGTGCATGGACAAGAAATGTACTG ATTTGAAGACCGGACATAAGTGCTCTCCCTGCAGAGACCAGGAAATTCACATTTCGGAGACTATAGATTGTGGAG aaAGGAATATAGAAGTTGCAGAGGATGAAGATCTAATCCTGGATTGTAGCTTTCCATGGCATTCCCTGCTGGGGCAACCCTATAAAAACAACTTTCTTAGG CTTTTCTCCAGCGTGTTTCCCTTTTCTCCATTCATTGAACTCGAATCTAAAGTGATTGAGGAGCCCTATATAGAGATGAAGGGCGTCCAGAAGAAAGATGAAGGCATGTACATGTGTTCTACCATTCTGCAGTCTGACGTGCCAGTCAGTAAGATCATCTATCATGTGAAAG TTGTCAAAGGACCTGCAAGGACGACCGGAAGATACAAGCCTCGTCCTACTCTTCCTAATGAGCTTGACATCACTACGCCGGAGCTGCCATTTATTCAGACACAATCCTTCAAAATAATATTGGTTGCCGGCGGCATCACCATCCTATTGATTGCTGGAATATG CATTTGTATTTGTGTATACCGGTTCAAGAAAATGAAAGAACAAGACTCTAGAACCAGTATAGTATGA